A stretch of DNA from Candidatus Spechtbacterales bacterium:
TCGGTTAGCCCCTATCTCTGTTATAATAACCGCCTTATCTGAACTTCCCTTTATGGCGCTTCGGCTTATGGCTATGACTTCGGGCTCAATAACAACCGGCCGTAAGCCCGCGTCAGTTAAAAGATCGGCATAAGAATCTACCACATCCTTTCTTGCCGCCCCAACAAGTACGTCTGTGTGGTCATTTTCATCATGTAAATTCAACACCTTGTACGATAAATATGAATTATTTGCCTGTATGGGTAGATTGCGTTCAGCTTCAACCATAACTGTGCTTTCCAGCTCTTTTTTATCTAATATGGGGATGCGAATTGACTTAAGAAAAACCTCTTCATCCGGAAGAGAGGCTACAACATACGGAGACAGCCCTTTACCGCGATGCTTGCTGAGTTCTTCTTTTAAAACTTGTGCTACTTCAGACGGTTTTTTTATCTTACCGCCCTCAATGGCGCCTTTTGGAAAAAGACCCTCTCCAAAAACAGCGAGGTCGTAATTTTTGTTCTTTTTTTTCAGCTGGACGAATTTGAAGGATGAATCCGACATATCCAGCCCAAATGCTGATGGAATTATCTTCATTTTATATATAAATGGTAAATGTTTCCTTAGTACTATTGTATCATTATTTTACTTACTGCTCTTCCCAAGATTTAATGGTGAACCCTCCCGCGGGCCCGGAGGAAAAATTTAAATTGGCTAATCCTGTAGTATATTGCAAGACCGCGTTATTGTCCAAAAATATTTTCCAGGCAGTAAGCTGTACTACCTCCACGTTATTGTGTAAGTATGTCAATCCGTCCGCCGCGTAAAAAATCACGCCGGAAGCATTGTTGTGAAGGTCTATAGCCGCGTCGTGATGAGTGCAGTCTCCGCTACCATCTCCACGGCAGGCAACAGTACTCAGCAACATAAGATAACTATCCGGATCGCCGGATCCTGCAAATGTTCCGTTATTTTTAATGTGTATCCATCCATCTGTTATTATAACACCCGAATCTCTGCCATACGAAGAGTCAAGCTGTATAGATCCCCCATTGCTGATATCTATATTTCCTTTAACCCAAACGGTGCCTGTTAGGGTAATGGTAATATTGTTTCCCAAAAGCATATCGCCTTCAATGACGCCGGGCCCTATTGTGTCGTCATCACCAGGGTCATAGTCGCCCGCGGAAATTATTCCGCCGTCTTCGGCATCCTCTTTCCAGTCGTTTATTGTGTCATCCGATATAGGCAGATCTACGGGAGGTATCTCTTCTTGTTGCTCTGTCACATCTCCGCCCGCAGGGCAGTCGTCAACCCCGCCGCCGGTTACATACGTAATGTCTCCGTCCACACTGCAGTCCTCCAGCTCATAGGCCTCCGCGTTGCCGCCGATTTCTAAATCTTTAATTTTGTTGCCGTTGACGGCGACAATAACATCACCCGTAACTATAGCGCCACTGTCGCCGTCAACCGAACCGTTAGAATATACGCTTCCTATAATTTCGCTGTTGTCGTCCATCTCAAGACCACCCTCTCCGACCTGGGCTCCGTAGTTGAAGGAGGCTCCGGTTGTGTTGCTTTCCACCACGACTTTTAATTCCCTTATTCTGCCGGAACTATCTCCTTTCGAAACAAGCTCATCGCCCCCCGAGATGCTTTGGACCTGGATCTCGGCCGAGGCATCTCCCACATTTAAGGTGTAGGGCGCAGTATAACTCTTACTTGAATCCAGATAGCGCAAAAGAACATCCTCTATTCCTGCCTCCGAAGCGTAAAGCGCCTGCTCGCTCATGCCAAAATTTCTTGCTGCTTCAAGCCTGTTTAAAAACACAAAAACAAGAGATAGTGCTATTGTAGACCCTATAAACATTACTATTATAGTCATCCCCAAAGCTATGACACCTTCTTCTTTTTTGTTAACCTTAATCATAAAAATAATTTAATAATTGCGCATCTGGGTAAATGATTGCACGCTGTGTGACAAAATATCACCGGAACCACCCGGATTATACTCAAGGGTAAGAGCTGTTAAAATACCGTCCTCCGTACCGTCTTCTAAATAAACTTTAGAAAAATCAAGACTGGCAACCACAATTCCCCCCGATGTTAAACACTGTATGCCTGTATTTTCTTTTTTAATACAAAGACGCTCATTAGAATCAACAAAAATATCTAAATAAGCCTGTGTTTCACCCGGATATCCCGCCTTTTTTGACAACAAGCTTAACTGTCCCGGATCCGAAACAAAGTCCGATGTCGCGTCGTATATATCACTGGAATGGCGTATCTGAAAGTCTATAGCATGCATGGCACTTATCGTGTTATTTATAAGCTTATCCTTACTCCCTCCACGACTCTGAGAATTAACAGCACCTAATAAAAACTGGAACAAAAACATAATAACCATAGCCAAAAGCGCTGTATACACAATAAGCTCCATAAGAGAAAAACCTTGGCTATCTTCCGGCTTTCGGCTTCCGATTTTTAAGTATTTAAAAAAAATATTTATTTTATCCATGGTTACACAAGCTGAAAGCTGACAGCTAACAGCTAAAAGCTATTCCATTATCTATAGTTTTGCCAGTTAGTTAAGTAGGATTCCAGTGTTACTGTTCTTGAATCCCCGCCCGGTCGTGCCCACCGCACAAAAACATTCGCCTTCAAGGTATCCACGTCACTTGTTCCGCTTGTTGCTATGTCATCACTTGAGTCACGAAACACCTCTTCAAACTCCACCCATCTTGTATATATACCCACCGGGCCCGGATTTGTTGCAACCAATTCCCACCGGTCAGATACATTAACCCGGGGGTAATAAGCGGTAGAGTAGCTAAGTGTGGAAACATTGTCCCAATTGCTATCGCGAACACTTCTTACAGATTCCATGGTTTCTCTTGCTAAAATATACGCCGAGGCATCCTGTTCCGCTAAAATCTGTACCCTCTGTTGTAAAAACAAAACCTGCATAATACCTATAAAAGTTGTTGCCAAAACAGCTATAACAACTATCATTTCAACAATACCAAAACCACGCTCACCTTCGGCTTTACCGTAAAACACAGAACATAGGACATGGAACAATTTTTTCCCTTTTGTTTTTTTATAGTTTTTTGTTATATGTTTCATGCTGTGTGTTACATGATTTATCTATAAATCATACTTAATATGCTAAACCCTTTGGTTGGCACGCCTCCGGCGTCATAATCCACAACATCTACAGTGTCTATATCAACACCTAAAGAGAGGTCGTTATCATCTCTATTTCTGTGTACAGACAAAATAGTGTCGTTATCATCTATATATAGACTATGCACCCTTATATGCTCTTCATTGCCTGATATGTCTATGGTTTCTTCCCAGTTAAAAACCGTGGAACTTCCATTCATAAAATCATCCACCGCTATATTTTCAACATGAGTTCCGCCGTCAAAAGTTAGTATCAGATTTGTAGAATTTCTTAAGCTAAAACCGAGGTCAAATTCAAGGTGTCTGGAGTCTGTAACAGTCGGACCTTCT
This window harbors:
- the pilM gene encoding type IV pilus assembly protein PilM → MKIIPSAFGLDMSDSSFKFVQLKKKNKNYDLAVFGEGLFPKGAIEGGKIKKPSEVAQVLKEELSKHRGKGLSPYVVASLPDEEVFLKSIRIPILDKKELESTVMVEAERNLPIQANNSYLSYKVLNLHDENDHTDVLVGAARKDVVDSYADLLTDAGLRPVVIEPEVIAISRSAIKGSSDKAVIITEIGANRTRLITFSKNSVVLTGSVNFSTNEATESIAKSLGLELEKAQQLRWDPRLLKDPKYGKKIEEALNPIFERLADSVNNYMGFLQDSLKEQGSNAHDVEKLIISGGGARLPGIVKQLSLLLQKQVEPVNPWVNVLPYPLKETPELSYEESVRYTTAIGLALKGAEGAFKELYE
- a CDS encoding type II secretion system protein, with the protein product MKHITKNYKKTKGKKLFHVLCSVFYGKAEGERGFGIVEMIVVIAVLATTFIGIMQVLFLQQRVQILAEQDASAYILARETMESVRSVRDSNWDNVSTLSYSTAYYPRVNVSDRWELVATNPGPVGIYTRWVEFEEVFRDSSDDIATSGTSDVDTLKANVFVRWARPGGDSRTVTLESYLTNWQNYR